Proteins encoded in a region of the Methanosarcinales archaeon genome:
- a CDS encoding transposase zinc-binding domain-containing protein, translated as MLEPDEMKVTSPVLRGLEAGNGLRLLGDAFSLEYKDELRDVEIIEVNKMLSCKDESRGYFTYLCEHCGTSLTVS; from the coding sequence ATGCTTGAGCCGGATGAAATGAAAGTTACAAGTCCGGTTCTTAGAGGGCTTGAGGCCGGTAACGGCCTCCGGCTACTCGGCGACGCGTTTAGCCTTGAGTATAAAGACGAACTTCGCGATGTCGAAATTATAGAAGTTAACAAAATGCTCTCCTGTAAGGATGAGAGTCGTGGTTACTTTACATATCTCTGCGAACATTGTGGAACCTCCCTAACTGTTTCGTAG